Proteins from a single region of Hordeum vulgare subsp. vulgare chromosome 6H, MorexV3_pseudomolecules_assembly, whole genome shotgun sequence:
- the LOC123401475 gene encoding uncharacterized protein LOC123401475 encodes MRTSAATSARDDGSEALTSAQGDMGGGARRHFFPLTSLQIGDLQSYLAELTIFLCPDTKKFLIFLDNRPWLLDQNTKPAHLWQLMVTKSRFSPFANTRTRRKRDEAGNKLVFSEFPTSAPHVWNQSSKWYTLIDDTMRKKKLQVNKLKDSRLLNRELHRTLYGFIIFEVDWADVRGINYLNELQTDTSMVVEAKIMKRWEFDSVNQASSLITSWFSGNYSECQLLQDYLNSISPKGDVFYDALDDLTPELWDTESAKSDGDDSGDCVRVSSSFTSSSYTPPPCSGPYKRRRIIRSDAGSDMSEEPYSEFVTSPRYSSYSSSSCCSDDDSGKPLVEPSTYKDVLILFRFNDHDLPFRLKEVILSDVRLLTLLEYGLPSWVIFLQSYPVFCKIYRPWMCPLARALYVLMSLITVLIGFYDLYKNVPMLKATASRLFGPLFDWIETWEMISRLKYLGTMLFLNNFQQAFTWSLKIVRATKSVLSVLTKPVMGPLLEVLEFTLPLWNVCAETVEYLSSAAMVVMETSCSAIINTVQMIMWPFWFIFSTMFNIANSILYPVIWFVGEILAAPFRLVIALASFVADFFDDIVDALRQTWSTLSSLYQVGSASRAPALTSESTIWGSLWKDLLYQIFRAVRSILYGFVAFFSTCNRHRLSIYNHIEVLLRRLSRALNGTRHTSSCEGPQKYTSQDHPQRKTKTR; translated from the exons ATGCGGACAAGCGCGGCCACGTCGGCACGGGATGACGGCTCCGAGGCTCTGACCTCCGCGCAG GGGGACATGGGCGGCGGCGCCAGGCGGCATTTCTTCCCGCTCACCAGCTTGCAAATCGG GGATTTACAGTCATATCTTGCAGAGCTCACTATCTTTTTGTGCCCCGATACCAAGAAGTTCCTGATATTCCTTGACAACCGTCCATGGTTGCTAGACCAGAATACGAAACCTGCTCACCTGTGGCAATTGATGGTTACCAAG TCAAGATTTTCTCCTTTCGCAAACACTAGAACTAGGAGAAAGAGAGATGAAGCTGGAAATAAGCTTGTATTTTCAGAATTCCCAACATCTGCTCCACATGTGTGGAATCAATCATCCAAATGGTATACTCTGATCGATGATACCATGCGGAAAAAGAAGCTTCAAGTGAATAAATTGAAGGATTCTCGCCTGCTGAATAGGGAGCTGCATCGGACATTATATGGTTTTATAATTTTTGAGGTAGACTGGGCTGACGTGCGTGGCATTAATTATTTGAATGAGCTTCAG ACTGATACATCAATGGTGGTTGAAGCTAAAATAATgaagagatgggaattcgatagtGTCAATCAAGCTTCATCTTTAATCACTTCTTGGTTCTCAGGGAATTACTCAGAGTGTCAGCTCTTACAAGATTATTTAAATAGCATCTCTCCTAAAG GTGATGTATTTTATGATGCCCTAGATGACTTAACACCTGAATTATGGGACACTGAGAGTGCAAAGAGCGATGGTGATGATTCTGGAGATTGTGTTAGGGTGTCGTCAAGTTTCACAAGCTCATCATACACCCCGCCACCTTGCTCTGGACCAtacaagagaagaaggataataagATCTGATGCTGGAAGTGATATGTCTGAAGAACCATACTCAGAATTTGTGACCTCACCGAGATATTCATCATattcatcttcatcatgttgCAGTGATGATGACAGTGGCAAGCCACTGGTGGAGCCTAGCACATACAAGGATGTGCTGATCTTGTTCCGATTCAATGATCATGATCTGCCATTCAGACTAAAGGAAGTTATACTGTCTGATGTGAGGCTCTTAACATTACTTGAGTATGGTCTTCCTTCATGGGTCATTTTTCTTCAGTCATATCCAGTGTTCTGCAAGATATATCGCCCATGGATGTGTCCTCTAGCCAGAGCATTATACGTCTTGATGTCATTAATTACTGTTCTTATAGGATTTTATGACCTCTACAAGAATGTCCCAATGTTGAAGGCAACTGCCTCTAGATTATTTGGCCCTTTGTTTGATTGGATAGAGACATGGGAAATGATCTCAAGGCTTAAGTATCTCGGAACCATGCTTTTTCTGAATAATTTCCAACAGGCTTTTACATGGTCTCTTAAGATTGTACGCGCTACTAAGTCTGTTCTTAGTGTATTAACAAAGCCAGTTATGGGGCCACTGTTAGAGGTTCTTGAATTTACCCTGCCATTATGGAACGTGTGTGCTGAAACAGTTGAATATCTCAGTTCAGCTGCAATGGTAGTGATGGAGACATCATGCAGTGCGATTATTAATACAGTTCAGATGATCATGTGGCCATTTTGGTTTATCTTCAGCACAATGTTTAATATTG CCAATTCAATCTTGTACCCTGTAATTTGGTTCGTCGGAGAGATACTAGCCGCACCTTTCCGACTTGTCATTGCGCTAGCAAGTTTTGTAGCAGACTTCTTTGATGATATTGTTGATGCTTTAAGGCAGACCTGGTCAACATTAAGTTCGTTGTATCAAGTTGGTTCTGCATCCAGGGCACCTGCGCTTACATCTGAAAGTACCATTTGGGGATCACTCTGGAAAGATCTTCTGTACCAG ATTTTCCGTGCGGTTCGGAGCATTTTGTATGGTTTTGTTGCCTTCTTTTCAACGTGCAATAGGCATCGGCTCAG CATTTACAATCACATAGAAGTTCTTCTCCGGCGCCTATCCCGCGCCTTAAATGGAACGCGGCATACCTCCTCTTGTGAAGGACCTCAGAAGTATACTAGTCAAGATCATCCT CAAAGGAAAACTAAGACGAGATGA
- the LOC123403094 gene encoding putative transcription elongation factor SPT5 homolog 1 isoform X2 yields the protein MSRRGREEEDEEVEEVEEEEGRGGRRSRGGGGKGSGVASFIDDAASEDKDEDDDDEEEEEEEEDDDEDEDYEGGRGGRPSKRKRSILIDDMAQVDDDDEEEDEDEYEEGFIDDDARADNPDEDVQRGSRRHFNPNPMDDADDMENLAEMLKWKYRTQSHSYYDEEGLTEVEQQALLPSVKDPKLWMVKCAIGHERETAICLMQKFIDRQDLQIKSAVALEHLKNYIYVEAEKEAHVKEACKGLRNIFSSAKILLVPTKEMTDVLSVKSKSADLSRDTWIRLKLGIYKGDLAKVVDVDDVLQKVTVKLIPRLDLQALTDKLKGLKVAKKKSFVPPPRLFSTDEAREMNIPVERRRDRDSGEYFEMVGGLKFEDGFLRKKVSIKSISTQNVTPSLDELEKFGRVGDDVNEDVARLSTLNRKKGHFIKGDAVVVVKGDLKDLRGYVEKVEDSIVHIRPKQPGLPKTLAFSEKDLCKYFNPGDHVKVVFGVQEGVTGMVVKVEGHVLTILSDTSKEHIRVFADHVVESSEVTTGLTRIGDYELHDLVLLDNLSFGVIVRVESEAFQVLKGVPDKPEVVLVKLREIKYKLDRRVSVKDCKNNTVSTKDIVRVIEGRCKGKQGPVEHIHKGICFIHDRHHLEHSGFICAKAQSCVLVGGSVVNSSRMGVDTADPRLGAFRSPARILQSPGGLPPRGPYMNSGGRFGGGGRGGRGHDALVSRCIKIKSGPYKGYRGHVKEVNGALVRVELDSLMKIVTVKREDLADTANVATPFRETPMHPSRTPLYPIQTPMREPGATPICDGSQTPMHNQAWAPMSPPRDNQEDGNRGTWGAWGSSPAYQPGTPVTRPFDAPTPGSGWENTSGTGFGDAPFNAPTPGSQPMTPIPASYLPGTPGGQPMTPGNAGMDVMSPMIGDECGSNWILPDVLVSVSRGEGSTNGVVKEALLDGSYRVALGSSGSGDEVTALPDELEIIRPKKSDRVKIMNGAMRGVIGRLIGVDGSDVIVRVEGSLELKIVDLGILGKLAT from the exons ATGTCTCGCCGCGgccgcgaggaggaggacgaggaggtagaggaggtagaggaggaggaggggaggggcggcaGGAGGTCGCGCGGCGGCGGGGGCAAGGGCTCGGGCGTCGCGAGCTTCATCGACGACGCGGCCAGCGAGGAcaaggacgaggacgacgacgacgaggaggaggaggaggaggaagaggatgacgacgaggacgaggactaCGAGGGCGGCCGCGGCGGCCGGCCCAGCAAGAGGAAGCGCTCGATCCTCATCGACGACATGGCGcaggtcgacgacgacgacgaggaggaagatgaggatgagtACGAGGAAG GTtttattgatgatgatgctcgGGCTGATAATCCTGATGAGGATGTGCAAAGGGGTTCTAGACGTCATTTCAATCCAAATCCAATGGATGATGCAGACGATATGGAGAACTTGGCGGAGATGTTAAAATGGAAATATAGAACGCAATCACACTCTTATTATGATGAAGAGGGTCTAACCGAGGTTGAACAGCAAGCTCTCCTGCCATCAGTGAAGGATCCAAAGCTCTGGATGGTGAAATGTGCG ATTGGACATGAGCGTGAGACAGCCATTTGTCTAATGCAAAAGTTCATTGATAGGCAAGACCTCCAGATTAAGTCCGCCGTTGCATTGGAACACCTAAAGAATTACATTTATGTTGAAGCAGAGAAAGAAGCCCATGTCAAGGAG GCTTGCAAAGGTCTGCGGAACATCTTTTCTTCAGCAAAAATACTTCTGGTTCCTACAAAAGAAATGACTGATGTTCTCTCTGTCAAGAGCAAGTCTGCTGATCTTTCAAGAGATACATGGATCCGGTTGAAGCTTGGTATATATAAAGGGGATCTTGCTAAG gttgttgatgttgatgatgtgCTCCAAAAGGTTACTGTGAAGCTCATTCCTAGATTAGATTTACAGGCTTTGACAGATAAATTG AAAGGTCTTAAGGTTGCAAAGAAGAAATCATTTGTTCCACCGCCAAGGTTATTTAGTACCGACGAGGCAag GGAGATGAACATTCCTGTAGAACGGAGGAGAGATAGAGATTCTGGGGAATACTTTGAGATGGTTGGTGGTTTAAAATTTGAAGATGGTTTCTTGCGCAAAAAAGTCTCGATAAAATCAATCAGCACACAGAACGTTACACCATCACTTGATGAATTGGAAAAATTcgggagagttggtgatgacgtgaATGAGGATGTGGCTAGATTGTCCACACTCAACAGGAAGAAGGGACATTTTATTAAAGGCGATGCTGTAGTTGTTGTTAAAGGTGATCTCAAGGACTTGAGGGGCTATGTGGAGAAAGTAGAGGATTCTATTGTTCACATCCGACCAAAACAACCTGGTCTTCCG aaaacacttGCCTTCAGTGAGAAAGATCTCTGCAAATATTTCAATCCCGGCGATCATGTAAAAGTGGTTTTTGGTGTTCAAGAAGGTGTGACAGGCATGGTAGTTAAAGTGGAAGGACATGTCTTGACCATTTTATCTGACACGAGCAAAGAACAT ATCCGTGTGTTTGCAGATCATGTTGTGGAGAGTTCTGAGGTCACGACGGGGCTTACCAGAATTGGTGATTATGAATTGCATGATCTTGTCCTTCTTGA CAATTTATCATTTGGTGTGATTGTAAGGGTGGAAAGCGAAGCATTTCAG GTTCTCAAAGGAGTGCCTGATAAACCTGAAGTGGTGCTTGTGAAACTGAGAGAAATAAAATACAAACTCGATCGGCGTGTATCTGTGAAAGATTGCAAGAATAACACAGTGTCGACTAAGGATATTGTCAGGGTCATTGAGGGGAGATGCAAG GGAAAGCAAGGACCTGTGGAACATATACACAAAGGGATATGTTTTATACATGACCGCCACCACCTTGAACATTCAGGCTTTATCTGTGCAAAAGCACAATCTTGTGTCCTTGTTGGGGGATCGGTTGTCAACAGCAGCAGGATG GGTGTAGATACAGCAGATCCACGGCTTGGTGCTTTTAGATCTCCAGCAAGGATCTTGCAATCTCCTGGAGGGCTCCCGCCGAGAGGACCTTACATGAATT CTGGTGGAAGGTTTGGAGGGGGTGGTCGTGGTGGCAGAGGGCATGATGCCTTGGTCAGTAGATGCATCAAAATTAAATCTGGTCCCTACAAAGGATATCGAGGCCATGTTAAAGAAGTGAATGGTGCACTTGTGCGTGTGGAGCTTGATTCACTTATGAAGATTGTCACAG TTAAGAGAGAGGATCTTGCTGACACAGCTAATGTTGCAACACCATTCCG TGAAACACCTATGCACCCATCTCGAACACCATTGTATCCTATTCAAACTCCAATGCGAGAACCTGGAG CGACACCAATCTGTGATGGATCGCAAACTCCTATGCATAATCAAGCCTGGGCACCAATGAGTCCACCGAG GGATAACCAGGAAGATGGAAATCGTGGCACTTGGGGCGCTTGGGGGAGCAGTCCAGCTTACCAG CCAGGAACTCCCGTAACTAGGCCATTTGATGCCCCCACTCCTGGATCAGGATGGGAAAATACCTCTGGAACTGGCTTTGGTGATGCTCCATTCAACGCTCCAACACCTGGTTCTCAACCAATGACCCCAATTCCCGCCTCTTATTTGCCTGGAACCCCTGGTGGCCAGCCAATGACCCCAGGAAATGCTGGAATGGATGTAATGTCTCCAATGATAG GAGATGAGTGCGGCAGTAATTGGATCTTGCCAGATGTTTTGGTCAGTGTGTCCAGAGGAGAGGGTTCCACCAATGGTGTGGTGAAGGAAGCACTCCTG GATGGATCTTACCGTGTCGCACTTGGGTCATCAGGCAGTGGGGATGAAGTAACAGCTCTTCCAGACGAGCTCGAGATCATCAGGCCGAAGAAGAGCGACAGGGTCAAGATAATGAATGGCGCCATGCGTGGAGTTATAGGAAGACTGATAGGAGTCGACGGGTCTGATGTGATTGTCCGGGTGGAAGGGTCGCTTGAATTGAAAATAGTAGACCTGGGGATTCTGGGCAAACTAGCAACTTGA
- the LOC123403094 gene encoding putative transcription elongation factor SPT5 homolog 1 isoform X1, with protein MSRRGREEEDEEVEEVEEEEGRGGRRSRGGGGKGSGVASFIDDAASEDKDEDDDDEEEEEEEEDDDEDEDYEGGRGGRPSKRKRSILIDDMAQVDDDDEEEDEDEYEEGFIDDDARADNPDEDVQRGSRRHFNPNPMDDADDMENLAEMLKWKYRTQSHSYYDEEGLTEVEQQALLPSVKDPKLWMVKCAIGHERETAICLMQKFIDRQDLQIKSAVALEHLKNYIYVEAEKEAHVKEACKGLRNIFSSAKILLVPTKEMTDVLSVKSKSADLSRDTWIRLKLGIYKGDLAKVVDVDDVLQKVTVKLIPRLDLQALTDKLKGLKVAKKKSFVPPPRLFSTDEAREMNIPVERRRDRDSGEYFEMVGGLKFEDGFLRKKVSIKSISTQNVTPSLDELEKFGRVGDDVNEDVARLSTLNRKKGHFIKGDAVVVVKGDLKDLRGYVEKVEDSIVHIRPKQPGLPKTLAFSEKDLCKYFNPGDHVKVVFGVQEGVTGMVVKVEGHVLTILSDTSKEHIRVFADHVVESSEVTTGLTRIGDYELHDLVLLDNLSFGVIVRVESEAFQVLKGVPDKPEVVLVKLREIKYKLDRRVSVKDCKNNTVSTKDIVRVIEGRCKGKQGPVEHIHKGICFIHDRHHLEHSGFICAKAQSCVLVGGSVVNSSRMGVDTADPRLGAFRSPARILQSPGGLPPRGPYMNSGGRFGGGGRGGRGHDALVSRCIKIKSGPYKGYRGHVKEVNGALVRVELDSLMKIVTVKREDLADTANVATPFRESRYSLGSETPMHPSRTPLYPIQTPMREPGATPICDGSQTPMHNQAWAPMSPPRDNQEDGNRGTWGAWGSSPAYQPGTPVTRPFDAPTPGSGWENTSGTGFGDAPFNAPTPGSQPMTPIPASYLPGTPGGQPMTPGNAGMDVMSPMIGDECGSNWILPDVLVSVSRGEGSTNGVVKEALLDGSYRVALGSSGSGDEVTALPDELEIIRPKKSDRVKIMNGAMRGVIGRLIGVDGSDVIVRVEGSLELKIVDLGILGKLAT; from the exons ATGTCTCGCCGCGgccgcgaggaggaggacgaggaggtagaggaggtagaggaggaggaggggaggggcggcaGGAGGTCGCGCGGCGGCGGGGGCAAGGGCTCGGGCGTCGCGAGCTTCATCGACGACGCGGCCAGCGAGGAcaaggacgaggacgacgacgacgaggaggaggaggaggaggaagaggatgacgacgaggacgaggactaCGAGGGCGGCCGCGGCGGCCGGCCCAGCAAGAGGAAGCGCTCGATCCTCATCGACGACATGGCGcaggtcgacgacgacgacgaggaggaagatgaggatgagtACGAGGAAG GTtttattgatgatgatgctcgGGCTGATAATCCTGATGAGGATGTGCAAAGGGGTTCTAGACGTCATTTCAATCCAAATCCAATGGATGATGCAGACGATATGGAGAACTTGGCGGAGATGTTAAAATGGAAATATAGAACGCAATCACACTCTTATTATGATGAAGAGGGTCTAACCGAGGTTGAACAGCAAGCTCTCCTGCCATCAGTGAAGGATCCAAAGCTCTGGATGGTGAAATGTGCG ATTGGACATGAGCGTGAGACAGCCATTTGTCTAATGCAAAAGTTCATTGATAGGCAAGACCTCCAGATTAAGTCCGCCGTTGCATTGGAACACCTAAAGAATTACATTTATGTTGAAGCAGAGAAAGAAGCCCATGTCAAGGAG GCTTGCAAAGGTCTGCGGAACATCTTTTCTTCAGCAAAAATACTTCTGGTTCCTACAAAAGAAATGACTGATGTTCTCTCTGTCAAGAGCAAGTCTGCTGATCTTTCAAGAGATACATGGATCCGGTTGAAGCTTGGTATATATAAAGGGGATCTTGCTAAG gttgttgatgttgatgatgtgCTCCAAAAGGTTACTGTGAAGCTCATTCCTAGATTAGATTTACAGGCTTTGACAGATAAATTG AAAGGTCTTAAGGTTGCAAAGAAGAAATCATTTGTTCCACCGCCAAGGTTATTTAGTACCGACGAGGCAag GGAGATGAACATTCCTGTAGAACGGAGGAGAGATAGAGATTCTGGGGAATACTTTGAGATGGTTGGTGGTTTAAAATTTGAAGATGGTTTCTTGCGCAAAAAAGTCTCGATAAAATCAATCAGCACACAGAACGTTACACCATCACTTGATGAATTGGAAAAATTcgggagagttggtgatgacgtgaATGAGGATGTGGCTAGATTGTCCACACTCAACAGGAAGAAGGGACATTTTATTAAAGGCGATGCTGTAGTTGTTGTTAAAGGTGATCTCAAGGACTTGAGGGGCTATGTGGAGAAAGTAGAGGATTCTATTGTTCACATCCGACCAAAACAACCTGGTCTTCCG aaaacacttGCCTTCAGTGAGAAAGATCTCTGCAAATATTTCAATCCCGGCGATCATGTAAAAGTGGTTTTTGGTGTTCAAGAAGGTGTGACAGGCATGGTAGTTAAAGTGGAAGGACATGTCTTGACCATTTTATCTGACACGAGCAAAGAACAT ATCCGTGTGTTTGCAGATCATGTTGTGGAGAGTTCTGAGGTCACGACGGGGCTTACCAGAATTGGTGATTATGAATTGCATGATCTTGTCCTTCTTGA CAATTTATCATTTGGTGTGATTGTAAGGGTGGAAAGCGAAGCATTTCAG GTTCTCAAAGGAGTGCCTGATAAACCTGAAGTGGTGCTTGTGAAACTGAGAGAAATAAAATACAAACTCGATCGGCGTGTATCTGTGAAAGATTGCAAGAATAACACAGTGTCGACTAAGGATATTGTCAGGGTCATTGAGGGGAGATGCAAG GGAAAGCAAGGACCTGTGGAACATATACACAAAGGGATATGTTTTATACATGACCGCCACCACCTTGAACATTCAGGCTTTATCTGTGCAAAAGCACAATCTTGTGTCCTTGTTGGGGGATCGGTTGTCAACAGCAGCAGGATG GGTGTAGATACAGCAGATCCACGGCTTGGTGCTTTTAGATCTCCAGCAAGGATCTTGCAATCTCCTGGAGGGCTCCCGCCGAGAGGACCTTACATGAATT CTGGTGGAAGGTTTGGAGGGGGTGGTCGTGGTGGCAGAGGGCATGATGCCTTGGTCAGTAGATGCATCAAAATTAAATCTGGTCCCTACAAAGGATATCGAGGCCATGTTAAAGAAGTGAATGGTGCACTTGTGCGTGTGGAGCTTGATTCACTTATGAAGATTGTCACAG TTAAGAGAGAGGATCTTGCTGACACAGCTAATGTTGCAACACCATTCCG TGAATCTCGTTATTCATTGGGCAGTGAAACACCTATGCACCCATCTCGAACACCATTGTATCCTATTCAAACTCCAATGCGAGAACCTGGAG CGACACCAATCTGTGATGGATCGCAAACTCCTATGCATAATCAAGCCTGGGCACCAATGAGTCCACCGAG GGATAACCAGGAAGATGGAAATCGTGGCACTTGGGGCGCTTGGGGGAGCAGTCCAGCTTACCAG CCAGGAACTCCCGTAACTAGGCCATTTGATGCCCCCACTCCTGGATCAGGATGGGAAAATACCTCTGGAACTGGCTTTGGTGATGCTCCATTCAACGCTCCAACACCTGGTTCTCAACCAATGACCCCAATTCCCGCCTCTTATTTGCCTGGAACCCCTGGTGGCCAGCCAATGACCCCAGGAAATGCTGGAATGGATGTAATGTCTCCAATGATAG GAGATGAGTGCGGCAGTAATTGGATCTTGCCAGATGTTTTGGTCAGTGTGTCCAGAGGAGAGGGTTCCACCAATGGTGTGGTGAAGGAAGCACTCCTG GATGGATCTTACCGTGTCGCACTTGGGTCATCAGGCAGTGGGGATGAAGTAACAGCTCTTCCAGACGAGCTCGAGATCATCAGGCCGAAGAAGAGCGACAGGGTCAAGATAATGAATGGCGCCATGCGTGGAGTTATAGGAAGACTGATAGGAGTCGACGGGTCTGATGTGATTGTCCGGGTGGAAGGGTCGCTTGAATTGAAAATAGTAGACCTGGGGATTCTGGGCAAACTAGCAACTTGA